Genomic segment of Drosophila ananassae strain 14024-0371.13 chromosome 2L, ASM1763931v2, whole genome shotgun sequence:
GACAGAAGCAGAAAACTTAAAGCCACCGCCCAATCTGCGAGTTTGTTTTAGCCAAACAATCCCTCGCTGGTTTTGGCCTTTCAATCAAACTTTTTTTGAAGCTTTGATGTGGCCAGCAGGAGTCGGCAAAAACTTGCTCCAAAGCGCCGCCCTAGGACGCCAAATTGTTTGTCATTTCACTAGCCTCTCGTCAGGTGCCTGTCACCCTGACATTCAAAAGGGTTAGGAGGCGATTCCAATGGAGGGAAAATGTCATGATATTTTTTTGAGTTAGTTTCCGGAAGGATGGtttgttaattaaaagcttttaaaaagTCATGTTCTCTTTCagccttaattaaattttcctCCCGCAAATAGGTATTATATTTcactttattttcaaaaatatttcagttagaGTTTGGGGAATTCGATTTCCaatcaatttttttgtcaattaGTTACtacatatttaataaaagtATGGGTCTCTTTATACACTATAAATGGTTTTTGATTAAACGAATCATATTAGAGTCTACTCTAAAAAACATTTCCTAattgacaaaaatattttgttgacATCATActcccaaaaataaaatctccTGATCACCAAATTGTTAAAGTGACTTTATTTGAAATCGATATGTACCCCAGTTTCCACatctaatattttatttatttcaaaccATTCACCCAGCTCCGAGATGCAAGGAGGCCTCCTTCAACTTTGACTTGGTCTGCTCCTTGGTACTGCCGTTTTCTCTTGCCTGCCCCTCAGCTGGctctctgttttttttatggCTCCTTTTTTATTGCAAGCCATTACTTGAATATTCCGGTAGCCTGGTTAGTGCCAGCTCCGATTTCACTTCGATTCTCCGGCAGCGAGAAATCGATGAAGGAGCCAGCGAACGGCAACAGGACGACTCGCCTTTGTTTCAGCCAGACAAGGACATTTCCCAACCGTGGCAGTAGGTTCAATGCTCGCTGATGTGAGTTGGCCATTAACCGCTGCCAGTCGCAGGCTGTGTGGCATTAATgcttttcaattatttttattggcttaTCATAAATTATAACGCCCTTCTGGCCTAGGCTGCCATATTTTTCGTGCACTTACCGGATTGACGTGTACTTTGCGAAATGACTTTAACTTGGATTGCCTCGTAAAGTTGCAAAAATTCATCAACCAACATATGTTGGACCAATTTTTCCTAAATAGCGTAAATTGTATTCCAAAAGGACCAAAAGTTTTCACTCTGCTGGCATTTTCCCTAAAATAAAGTAAGATACACGAAAACCCTCTTACGAAAAAAGGACCAACCCTAATTGGAAAAGCTCttgataattaaaatatagtaTTCTATAAAAAACTATTCTACGTTTTTAAGAGTCAAAGAATTTTAAACTGTTGAAGagctattgaatttatttcagTTGCAAGGGAACTTCTCACGAACAATTTCCATGCATATTTGCACTCGAGAGTTCACAACTTTCCTCGCACTTTTCCCTTTGTTCTTGGCTAGTTGTTTCGTAAGAAAAAGTTTTCCTCCTTTAGCAGAAACATTTTCTTTGTTGGGTTTTACTAAACCTGAACTTGTTTTCCTTTCATTAAGCTTTTGACCGGCTACCGTTTCAGTCATCGCTGACCGCTCTTACAGTTTTTCAACGTAAAGTTCCAAACTCCatgaatattttgtttaattctTCGCACACTTTTGAAAAGTAGTTTAATCAAAACTATGCCATGGAATCTTGATGctttaatgaaataaattgAATCTCCTGAGCGCAACTGAAGCATGTTTAGGAGCGAATGCAGATAAAGAAGTCCGTGGCATGCAAAATGTTGCAAAGTTGCAAACACGCCCCAGATTGCACAGTCGGTGGAGCATGCCAGTCGCTTTCTCACGTCATAAGATTCCTAATTAGATCAGCCAAGGGCAGCAGATAGGGCAACCCACTGAGCTGCCACTTTGCATGCGATGAGCAGACATTTCCGAAACGGCTTTCCTCCCGCAACTTTTAACTGGAGCATTTGGTGCCCTTATCTTTAAGATGCTTGCCTTGAGTGGCATCCGTTTCAACTTCCCCTTGGCCCACCATAGAAACAGATAAAAAATCTTTTTGAATAAAACCCCTTTAAGCGGACCAGGTGGGAGAAAACAAAACCTGGAAATTTAAATTACATGCTGCACTTTTATGTCCCAAACTTTGCCCGCACAGCAACGTAAACATAAACACCGGCCATCATTCAGGTTCCATTTCATTGTTGGCCCCAGTATTTTTCAAAGCAATTAGCACGAAAATTGCAGTGAACCGAGAGCGTAATTGGATTGTTTTGCGGCAGGCAGCATGAATTTGGAATCTGAGCCCCAAAATGTCGCATTGTTGAACCATGACCACCGTCATTGGCAGCCGCGTAATTTGAACAGGCCACCAAGAGTCCGAGCCCAGTCCACCCGCACGAATATTTCACCAAAATATGCCCGTTCTAAGCTCCGGGGGCTTTGCAAGTTTGGCATTAAGTATCCGCCCACATTGACGTTCAATAATTCCAGGCCAGGATGGCTAAAATGTTTACGTTTTGTAGACAAGTCGATACAAAAGCCGAAGGTGGGCATTTTCCTAGGAATCCCTTtgaagaaattcaatgttgaAAATGTatgccaaaatatttttgtttaaaggtTTATATTTTCATTATGGGCCACATCCGCAATTAAAAGCATAATAAAAAGGAATATCAAGTGACTAGCTTTACTGTCGAGATTTGTaagcaataaaatatataaaattagaATAGCATACCTTTGTGACAGGCTAAATTTAGCTACACACGCCTACATAAGTACAAtgtgaatatttaattaaacttattgctcatacgccacgTGGCCAAGGCCCCACATACGCACTCTGGCCAGACAATGTAGGTTAACTTTATTGCTGGGTTAAGGAACCTCTAAAACGCAACGGTTGCTAGGCCAGGACTTGTCTCCGCTCCGAGGGGCGAACAGCAATTACTGGCGGGCGGCGGTCATTAAAAACAATCCTCAACAAAGCACGCAAAGCCATCAAGACCCATTCGAAGCAAAATATGCCTGTGCGTgacattgttttttttcggtGGAAAAATATTACATTAGATGTTAAAGTTTTCATTGAGTAGCAGcccaatttaaattaaattattgggGACTTAAAGGAAATTAATTACTGTACATTCATTATTAGAATACATTCAATAATGGTTTCTACAagtttcaataaatattttactctATAGCTAGCATgctttgaaatattttatattttttcaaaaggatTACTAAATCCTTTTTAATAAACATAGTCCggatatttaaataaagagGCAGTTACAGAGGTTTTTAAAGCCAACATCAACTATTTTGCGTAAGCTTGGTCACTTTATTTTAGAAAGCTTAAATGCTGAGCTACAGAAGCTAGCTGCTGCAAAACGTGTAcagttttctttttattggCGCGCTTTTTAAAATTGAGAgaatacataaataaaacagcattaataatacaaaaattattgaattatttatatttgttacGAAGGTTTTTTTAACTTACTATTAGAGAACACTCGTCACCTATCacaaattgaaaagaaaacaTTCCATATCTGAATGCTGCTCCCTCGGGTCCCAAGAAATCCAAGTAAAAACGTAAAAACTATCTTAACGATCACATGCAAACCTACTCTTCTATCTTAACATAAgactaacaaaaataaataacagcttaaatattattttatgagCCCAATGGAGTCGTTTTCATGCGCCACGCATTCTTGATCATATCTGAGGCCTTTTCGGCAATCATTATCACAATGGCATTTGTATGTCCAGCCGGAACATTCGGCATTACGGAGGCGTCCACCACCCGTAGACCCTTAATGCCGTGGACCCTGAGGTCGGAATCCACCACAGACGAGGGGTCTGTTACGGGTCCCATCTTACAGGTGCCCGATTGATGCTGCAAACTCGACCCGTAACGCCGCAAGCAGCACTTCCAGTAATCTTCACTGCCGAACTTAAGATGCTCGCATCCCGGAAACGGGCGGGCGTGAAAATGAGTGCCCATCTTCACCATAGgtttggatttggccagctgAAGGATCTGtaaagtttaaattttaataataataacgcTGTAATATCTAAACAATTTTTAGCTTGTAGTTCCTTACCATTTCAATTCCCTCTATCATAGCTCTTATATCATCTGGGTGCTGCATGAAATTGGGTTCCATTCGCGGCCAGTGGAATGGATTTCGACTCCGAAGCGAAATACGACCGCGACTTTTGGGGCGAAGAAGAACAGGCACCAGTCCGAATGTCTCCTTATTCTGCAAATCGCCAAACATTGTGTCATAGAACTCATCCGTAATGCCCAGAAGGTTTCGCATGGTGCCGAAGCGatctccgctcaaggatcctGCTCCTAATACCAGTTCCATATCCGGATAGTCCTTGGCTGAATTTGTATATTTCATtaattcttcaaatttttataattgtGGCATAAAATTATACTCACCAAAAGTAGAGCTGGGAGTCCGAACAAAGGCAAAGGCCTCGGCTCCTCCTGGAATCGTATAAGGTCCCTGACCGGCGAAAATGTACCGAAAGATGTCTGAGGGATTAAGCAAACGGGCATCGTTGACCGTGGAATCATTAACCACGAAAACCAGACCATTAAGTGTTATATGATCCTGAAGATTGTGCCCAACTGGAAGATCCTGCACCACAGAGATGTTGAGCTCCCGCAAATGATCCGCCGGGCCGACTCCAGACAACATCAGCAGCTGGGGACTGGCGATAGTTCCCGCTGAGAGGATCACCTCCTTCCGGACACCCACCACGTATCGTTTGCGCTGCTTAATGAACTCTACTCCAGTGGTGGCTTTTGTCTCCGGATCAATTATCAGTTTGGTGACCCAACTCTTCATGGAGATGTGCAGGTTCTTGCGTTGGACCACTGGCTGGATGAATGCCTTACTGGTACTGCAGCGCCTACCGTTCCGAATGGTGGCCTGAGAACGGGCGAAGCCCATTAAGTGCTCCCCATTGGGATCCGTGATGTCGTAGCCCATATCCCGGCCAGATTTGAGGAAGGCTTTCAGTAACTGCGATCTGTAGTCTGTATATTGGACATCTAATGGTCCATTGCGGCCATGGTACGGCGACTTGTAGAGCTCTGGAATTCCAACCCTCTCCGATTTCCGGAAGTATGGCAGCACCTCATCGTACGACCAACCAGTATTATTGGCCGCTGCCCACTCATCGTAGTCCCGCCGATGACCGCGAGTGTAGAGCATAAAGTTGATCAGACTAGTGCCGCCCACACCTCGCCCCTTGGGCCAATTGCACACGCCCCCCTTGAGACCTTGACAGGCATTAGGAGTGGGTTCCGCCTTGTAGCCCCAGTTGTATCGGGTCATTTGGGTGAGAGCCGCCGTGAGGGGGACATCGCTGATGAAGGTCTCCTGGTCACCTGCCTCCAACAAAAGAACACTCGCCGAGGAAATCTCACTCAATCGATTGGCAAGGACACAGCCGCCACTGCCGGCTCCAATTATTATGAAATCATATTCAGGCAGAAAGCGGGTTGTGTCAGGTATTCTGGTATTAAGCAACGAAGTCTCGAAGTCACGGGCCCAGTCCACCAACAGTTGGGCCCAAGCGGtgtaaaaaaaacacaaccaAAGAACTATTCCTTCTAGAAATCGCatatttcacaaaaaataatctgaaaacataaaaataaaaattaaattcatattttcaaataagatttttatttattggtaTGCCCCTTCAAAATTTGGGAAATCTCATGGGAGGCCAATATGGCAACCAGCGATAGCTCTATCTTTCCATcatggccaatttccatctgaTTCCCacgcggaataccttaaacgatttgtacatcgattcttcataaatctgcatcaaaacctcaggacaaaatatttttcagattttcatcaaattttctggacgATCCCCTTCAATGTTGGGGAGAATGCATGGAaggccaatatggcccccagcgatagctatatcttagccaatttccatctgattcccaagcggaataccttaaacgatttgtagatcgattctccgtcaatcttcatcaaaacctcagaacaaaatattttttagatttttcatcaaattttctggacgATCCCCTTCAAAGTTGGGGAGAATGCATGGAaggccaatatggcccccagcgatagctatatcttagccaatttccatctgattcccaagcggaataccttaaacgatttgtagatcgattctccgtcaatcttcatcaaaacctcagaacaaaatattttttagatttttcatcaaattttctggacgATCCCCTTCAAAGTTGGGGAGAATGCATGGAAGGCCAATATGGCCCCAGCGATAgctatatcttagccaatttccatctgattcttaaacggaataccttaaacgatttgtaggtcgattctccatcgatctgcatcaaaacctcagaacaaaatattttttagatttttcatcaaattttctggacgATCCCCTTCAAAGTTGGGGAGAATGCATGGAAGGCCAATATGGCCCTCAGCGATTGATACATATATcatggccaatttccatctgattcccaagcggaatacctaaaacgatttgtagatcgattgtCCGTCAATCTTCATCAAAAcctcagaacaaaatattttttagatttttcatcaaattttctggacgATCCCCTTCAAAGTTGGGGAgaatgcatggaaggacaatatggcccccagcgatagctatatcttagccaatttccatctgattcttaaacggaataccttaaacgatttgtaggtcgattctccatcgatctgcatcaaaacctcagaacaaaatattttttagatttttcatcaaattttctgacGATCCCCTTCAAAGTTGGGGAGAATGCATGGAaggccaatatggcccccagcgatagctatatcttagccaatttcCTTCTGATtcccaagcggaataccttaaacgatttgtagatcgattctccatcgatctgcatcaaaacctctgaacaaactatttttttgatttttcatcaaattttctggacgATCCCCTTCAAAGTTGGGGAGAATGCATGGAaggccaatatggcccccagcgatagctatatcttagccaatttccatctgattcccaagcggaataccttaaacgatttgtagatcgattctccgtcaatcttcatcaaaacctcagaacaaaatattttttagatttttcatcaaattttctggacgATCCCCTTCAAAGTTGGGGAGAATGCATGGAAGGCCattatggcccccagcgatagctatatcttagccaatttccatctgattcttaaacggaataccttaaacgatttgtaggtcgattctccatcgatctgcatcaaaacctcagaacaaaatattttttagatttttcatcaaattttctggacgATCCCCTTCAAAGTTGGGGAGAATGCATGGAAGGCCAATATGGCTCCCACCGAAGGCCATATCCTTGCCAATAATCAATCGATTCTTGAGAAGAGTACCTTTAATGATTTGTGAtcaattctttttatttttccgtCAGCAGAACATATTTTTCAGAATTATTTCAGTTATTTAGAATGGAGTTCAGGAATGCAGCCTTGAGGAGTTCACTTTCCCTTTCTTTGTTCTGAGAGATATTCACGCCCATCCACTGCAGCTCGTCCCGATCGCGTTTTGAGCTCAAGTTCAACGGGTTTTGCGGTTACAAGAAAATCGAAAAcgccaataaaaataatgactTTGCAAAAGGAGCGCAATAAAGTTAATGCTAGCCAACCGGTTTGGGatcaaaacaaaaccaaaatgaaGAAGAAACCGAATCAAAGCAAAcattgcaaaaaataaaagcagaaaaaataacaaaataaattgATCGAGGAGACCAAGCAAATATTTAAGCGTTGACCCATAAACCGCACGCGGATGTCCATAAAGCCGAAGACGACACTTCCAAAAAtatcaaaagaaaaaaagtttaaatgaaATTACTTAAAGCAGTGGGCGCCAAATGCTTGCGTatgcaaattttttcaatttggaATTTTTCGAAGAGCGAATAAAATTGCACCAATGTCAATAAATCATTACAATTAACCTCAATAAGGCGGCAAAGAGGCTCAAAAGTAAATCGAAACAATAGCCAAGTCAAACTCAAAGCCGCTTAAAATACACTATTTTTGACGAACAGATATCACCGTATTTTCTTGGCTTTAATAAGTTCTAGCCTTGGCCTTGCCTTTTGGACATGGTCGATTGGTTACAACTCTGTAAGAACCCGGTCATGCTGGTTTCACTTTGAGGACCGCCCTCCGAAGGGCGTTGCATTCATTAATGTTCTGGTTATCAAGTCTACAGCGATCAATGCGGGCCATTAAGCCGCAATTAATTGGCCGAGACGTGCTGCTTAAAGATCTCGATAACTATAACATGGAGTCTACTAAATCTAAAATCAAATTATACTGTGTCGATTTCCAAAGCTATGACTAAAACAGTGGCTCATTAAAAAGCTTAGCAAATTTGAGTTGCTACCTAAAAAATAGATATCTTTATTAAATAATCAGGCCAATAAAGGTGATAACCTAAATTAATGGTCTGGTTAATTTGGTAATACTCTTTAAACCTTTGCTTATAGCATTTTATATGATCATAATCTAACAAATAAAATAGCAAATCTTAAAGATATAAACGTCTAAAAATTcatatgcatttttttgtgtaattttaagttattttgAATTCTAAAATAGTTGGGTTTTtacaacaaaattttataattcactGACAAACACAGAAAATTTTATACGCAATACCAATTGAAAGAATTCCCCAAAGAGCCAAATCTACTTCATAAATATGAACCATTCACTAGACTTTTTGTGCAACTGCATTTTTGAGCCTACCAAGCCAGACTTGTTCTCAGAAATAGCTAAATTATTACTCAGGTTAGTAGGTTTACGCCACACACTCGCTCACTGATCACTTGCTCACAAAATGTCTCGAATCCTCTTGTGACATTCTAAACACATTTCACGATGCAAATCGATGCCAAAATAATGCACTTACGAAGTGGGCGCGGTTGCTCTGAATTGTAGTGTGCCACGATAATAGATACTCAAAATAGATTCACTTGTCAGATACTCCAGATCAATTGACCGAATTTTCTTTCGAATGCGCATGCGCGCCCGTTGATGTCCGGCGCTAAAATGAATCGTCGCCTCCCGGCTTGCAACGTTGAAGCCTATGTGAgataaaaaactgaaaaatacACAAGACTACAACAAATTGAACAATACAGGTAGCTGCCGGGCTATTCGGTCAACACGCTACGTTCGAGCGATCACGGCAAATAGTCTCGCACGAATCTtaaagatacaagataca
This window contains:
- the LOC6499556 gene encoding glucose dehydrogenase [FAD, quinone], which produces MRFLEGIVLWLCFFYTAWAQLLVDWARDFETSLLNTRIPDTTRFLPEYDFIIIGAGSGGCVLANRLSEISSASVLLLEAGDQETFISDVPLTAALTQMTRYNWGYKAEPTPNACQGLKGGVCNWPKGRGVGGTSLINFMLYTRGHRRDYDEWAAANNTGWSYDEVLPYFRKSERVGIPELYKSPYHGRNGPLDVQYTDYRSQLLKAFLKSGRDMGYDITDPNGEHLMGFARSQATIRNGRRCSTSKAFIQPVVQRKNLHISMKSWVTKLIIDPETKATTGVEFIKQRKRYVVGVRKEVILSAGTIASPQLLMLSGVGPADHLRELNISVVQDLPVGHNLQDHITLNGLVFVVNDSTVNDARLLNPSDIFRYIFAGQGPYTIPGGAEAFAFVRTPSSTFAKDYPDMELVLGAGSLSGDRFGTMRNLLGITDEFYDTMFGDLQNKETFGLVPVLLRPKSRGRISLRSRNPFHWPRMEPNFMQHPDDIRAMIEGIEMILQLAKSKPMVKMGTHFHARPFPGCEHLKFGSEDYWKCCLRRYGSSLQHQSGTCKMGPVTDPSSVVDSDLRVHGIKGLRVVDASVMPNVPAGHTNAIVIMIAEKASDMIKNAWRMKTTPLGS